The Neovison vison isolate M4711 chromosome 5, ASM_NN_V1, whole genome shotgun sequence genome includes a region encoding these proteins:
- the LOC122907326 gene encoding keratin-associated protein 4-12-like — MCGSCCSPCCQPTCCRTICCRTTCCRPSCCGCGGGCGQGGCGSSCCGSCCCQPCCCCRPTCCQTTCCRTTCCRPSCCGCGGGCGQGGCGQGGCGSSCCGSCCCRPTCCQTTCCRPTCCRPSCCGCLGGCGGGCGQGGCGCGGCGSCCCQPCCCYCRPTCCHTTCCRTTCCRPSCCGCGGGCGQGGCGSGCCGSSC, encoded by the coding sequence ATGTGCGGCTCGTGCTGTTCCCCTTGCTGCCAGCCTACGTGCTGCAGGACCATCTGCTGCAGGACCACGTGCTGCCGGCCCAGCTGCTGCGGGTGTGGCGGTGGCTGTGGACAAGGCGGCTGCGGGTCCAGTTGCTGCGGGTCCTGCTGCTGccagccctgctgctgctgccgcccaacGTGCTGTcagaccacctgctgcaggaccacgTGCTGCCGGCCCAGCTGCTGCGGGTGCGGCGGCGGCTGCGGACAAGGCGGCTGCGGACAAGGTGGCTGCGGGTCCAGCTGCTGCGGGTCCTGTTGCTGCCGCCCAACTTGCTGTCAGACCACCTGCTGCCGGCCCACGTGCTGCCGGCCCAGCTGCTGCGGGTGCCTTGGCGGGTGCGGCGGCGGCTGTGGACAAggcggctgcggctgcggcggctgcgggtcctgctgctgccagccttgcTGCTGCTACTGCCGCCCAACTTGCTGTCACACCACCTGCTGTaggaccacctgctgccggcCCAGCTGCTGTGGGTGTGGCGGCGGCTGTGGACAAGGCGGCTGCGGGTCCGGCTGCTGCGGGTCCAGCTGCTGA